Sequence from the Symbiopectobacterium purcellii genome:
GACATATTTGTAAGCCTATGCTTTACTCTTGTGTTGTGGTTATAGGAGGTTTGAATGAATGCGCTTGAAAAAGCTATCCAAAAAGCCGGTTCGATTAGAAAGCTTGGTGCAATGATTGGTGTTTCAGGTATGGCCGTTAGCAATTGGAAAACACATTGCAAGGGTATCGTTCCAGCAAATAGGGTACTGGCTATACATCAAGTAACGGGGATTCTTCCCCATGATTTACGTCCAGATATTTACCCGAACCCGACGGATGCGCTTCCTGCTCACAGGGAACACGCAGCCTAACCAGCAGTACCCGCTCTTCACAACGGACAGTCGTCCTACGGAAGCCACCGACAACGTGGCGAACTCAACATCCTACAGTAACACATTCACTGTGACTGGCTCACGGCTTCGTCACGTCTGTTGATCACCAAAATACAGGTGCCGTGTATCCACATGCGCATTTAATTACTTATTTGTTTCTAGAAGGAAAGTATCACACATGAACCACGCAACACAAAGCAAGAAAGCCGCTCACATCGAGTCGGCGCTACTCAACAAGTTAGCCCTGATGGGATAGTCAAAGTTTTCTGACCTGATGGGCGTAC
This genomic interval carries:
- a CDS encoding transcriptional regulator; translated protein: MNALEKAIQKAGSIRKLGAMIGVSGMAVSNWKTHCKGIVPANRVLAIHQVTGILPHDLRPDIYPNPTDALPAHREHAA